The following proteins come from a genomic window of Thermoproteus sp.:
- a CDS encoding DNA-directed RNA polymerase subunit B gives MVDLLPLPIRYRAEEGTFPTSSDRWTLVKAFIRDRGIVDHQIRAFNDFIDRKLPKIIEEMGTVETEIKGLKVVIERVEIGWPRIKEPDGSETTIYPMEARLRNATYSAPMYLTVTLYVDDEPYATETIYAGELPIMVRSKKCNLTRLKPDEYPRRFEDPEDPGGYFIINGSERVVISQEDLVTDRPIYDVGDKPTIRYLAKVISTGPGYRATMTVEYHKDGVIYVTLSAIPVRIPFTVYMRAMGLESDQDIVLAVSDDPDIQKELLPSLLAGQEIATTRDDALDFIGGKIAVGQPRPIRIERALQILDKYFLPNLNPPKPDGNAMEEARIKKALLLGQVVKGLIEMQLGRRKPDDKDHVANKRVRLVNDLLAQLFRTVMKQFLQELKNQLEKYYARGKIPHLQTIVRPDIITERVKQALATGNWVGGKTGVSQILDRTNYLSTLSYLRRVVSSLSRTQPHFEARDLHPTQWGRLCAVETPEGQNVGLVKNLALLAEITIGTDEAAVEKTLYELGVVPVLEARRGGLQGAEVYINGRLIGIHQNPEDLVRTLRKMRRQGRISDEINVAYLDGAVYVNCDGGRIRRPLLVIEDGKLKLTKDHIEKLASGELTWNDLVKMGVVEYLDADEEENAYIAINPEPDMSKYTHMEIIPSAILGAIASIIPYLEHNQSPRNQYEAAMAKQSLGLPQANIMYKLDSRGHMLYYPERPIVTTRGLELIGYSRKPAGQNAVVALLTYTGYNIEDAVIMNKSSVERGLFRSNFYRTYETEEQKYPGGEEDRIEVPDPSARGYRGPEAYSHLDEDGIAPPEVYVTGGEVIIGKTAPPRFYMTLETEKILKERRDASIPVRRGEKGIVDRVIITESPEGNKLVKVRLRELRVPELGDKFASRHGQKGVVGMLLRQEDMPFTEDGIVPDIIVNPHAMPSRMTVGQLLESIAGKAGALTGQLIDATPFEGVTETELRELMMKLGYRWDGKEVMYSGITGEKLVADIFIGITYYQKLHHMVADKIHARSRGPVQILTRQPTEGRSREGGLRLGEMERDVLIAHGASALLYERMVESSDKYIMYVCELCGLPAYLDSKTNRPKCPIHGEAGQFAKVAVPYAFKLLLQELIALGIYPKLELAEILE, from the coding sequence ATGGTAGATCTGCTCCCATTACCCATAAGGTATAGAGCCGAAGAGGGAACATTTCCTACTTCTAGCGATCGATGGACTTTAGTTAAGGCCTTTATTAGAGACCGCGGGATAGTCGACCATCAAATTAGGGCGTTTAACGACTTTATAGATAGGAAGTTGCCTAAAATAATAGAGGAGATGGGCACCGTCGAGACTGAGATTAAAGGCCTTAAGGTCGTAATAGAGAGGGTAGAAATAGGCTGGCCTAGAATCAAAGAACCCGACGGGTCTGAGACCACGATATACCCAATGGAGGCGCGTCTCAGAAATGCGACATACAGCGCCCCCATGTATCTAACCGTCACGTTGTATGTAGACGACGAGCCCTACGCCACGGAGACCATATATGCAGGGGAGTTGCCCATAATGGTCAGGTCCAAGAAGTGCAACCTGACTAGGCTCAAACCCGACGAATATCCCAGACGTTTTGAAGATCCAGAAGACCCCGGAGGCTATTTTATTATTAACGGGAGCGAGCGCGTCGTAATAAGCCAAGAGGACTTGGTAACGGACAGACCTATTTACGACGTGGGCGACAAGCCGACTATTAGGTATTTGGCTAAGGTCATATCGACGGGGCCCGGCTATCGCGCCACGATGACTGTCGAATACCACAAAGACGGAGTTATTTACGTCACGCTATCGGCCATACCTGTCAGAATACCTTTCACAGTTTACATGCGCGCCATGGGCCTCGAAAGCGATCAGGATATAGTCCTGGCCGTATCTGACGATCCGGACATACAGAAGGAGCTCCTGCCGTCTCTTCTGGCGGGCCAAGAGATCGCCACGACGAGAGACGACGCCTTGGACTTCATCGGCGGAAAGATAGCCGTAGGCCAGCCGAGACCTATAAGGATAGAGAGGGCGCTACAAATTCTAGATAAATACTTCCTCCCCAATTTGAACCCGCCTAAGCCCGACGGGAACGCCATGGAGGAGGCCAGGATTAAAAAGGCCTTGTTGTTGGGCCAGGTAGTCAAGGGCCTCATAGAGATGCAGTTGGGCCGGAGGAAGCCGGACGACAAGGACCACGTCGCCAATAAGCGCGTCAGGTTGGTAAACGACTTGCTGGCACAACTCTTTAGGACCGTTATGAAGCAGTTCCTACAAGAGCTCAAAAACCAGCTCGAGAAGTACTACGCCAGAGGCAAGATACCGCACTTGCAGACTATTGTAAGGCCCGACATAATTACAGAACGTGTAAAACAAGCACTGGCCACCGGCAATTGGGTTGGCGGCAAGACCGGAGTGTCTCAGATACTTGACAGGACGAATTATCTTTCTACTCTGAGCTATTTGAGGCGCGTCGTCTCTTCTTTAAGCAGGACGCAGCCGCACTTCGAGGCGCGCGATCTCCATCCGACGCAATGGGGCCGGCTTTGCGCCGTGGAGACGCCAGAGGGCCAGAACGTCGGCCTGGTGAAAAATCTAGCCCTCTTGGCCGAAATAACCATAGGCACCGACGAGGCGGCTGTGGAGAAGACTCTTTACGAGCTAGGCGTGGTTCCGGTATTAGAAGCCAGGAGGGGTGGCCTGCAAGGCGCTGAGGTCTATATAAACGGCCGCCTCATAGGCATACATCAAAATCCCGAAGATCTAGTGCGGACCTTAAGGAAGATGCGGAGACAGGGGAGGATCTCCGACGAGATAAACGTCGCCTATCTAGACGGCGCGGTCTACGTCAACTGTGACGGCGGGCGCATAAGGCGGCCGTTATTGGTAATAGAAGACGGCAAGCTCAAACTCACAAAAGACCACATCGAGAAGTTAGCTTCAGGTGAGCTCACATGGAACGACCTAGTCAAAATGGGCGTAGTTGAATATCTAGACGCCGACGAGGAGGAAAACGCCTATATCGCAATAAACCCCGAGCCGGACATGAGCAAGTATACCCATATGGAGATAATACCCTCTGCCATACTAGGCGCTATAGCGTCCATAATACCGTATCTGGAACACAACCAGTCGCCTAGGAATCAATATGAGGCCGCCATGGCCAAACAGTCTCTAGGCCTGCCGCAAGCGAACATCATGTACAAGCTGGACTCGCGCGGCCATATGTTGTACTACCCAGAGAGGCCCATAGTGACCACTAGGGGGCTGGAGCTGATAGGGTATTCCCGCAAGCCGGCCGGCCAGAACGCCGTAGTGGCCCTGTTGACATATACCGGCTATAACATAGAGGACGCCGTAATTATGAACAAGTCGTCGGTCGAGAGGGGCCTCTTCCGTAGCAACTTCTACCGCACATATGAGACGGAAGAACAGAAATATCCAGGAGGCGAGGAGGACCGCATAGAGGTGCCCGACCCCTCCGCGAGGGGATATAGAGGGCCCGAGGCGTATAGCCACCTGGACGAAGACGGGATAGCCCCGCCTGAAGTTTACGTGACCGGCGGCGAGGTGATTATAGGCAAGACGGCGCCGCCTCGTTTCTATATGACTCTAGAGACCGAGAAGATACTGAAAGAGAGGCGCGATGCTTCGATTCCAGTCAGAAGGGGCGAGAAGGGAATTGTGGATAGGGTGATTATAACCGAGTCGCCTGAAGGCAACAAGCTAGTCAAGGTCAGACTGAGAGAGCTACGCGTGCCGGAGCTCGGCGATAAGTTCGCCTCGAGGCATGGGCAGAAGGGCGTCGTCGGCATGCTCTTAAGGCAGGAGGACATGCCGTTTACAGAAGACGGAATTGTGCCCGACATAATAGTGAACCCTCACGCCATGCCGTCTCGTATGACTGTAGGGCAACTACTTGAGTCTATAGCTGGCAAGGCCGGCGCTTTGACGGGCCAACTAATTGACGCTACGCCCTTCGAGGGGGTCACCGAGACGGAGCTCCGCGAGTTGATGATGAAATTGGGATATAGGTGGGACGGCAAGGAGGTGATGTACAGCGGGATAACAGGCGAAAAGCTCGTGGCGGACATCTTCATCGGCATTACCTACTACCAGAAGTTGCACCACATGGTGGCCGACAAGATACATGCGCGCTCTAGAGGGCCCGTCCAGATATTGACGCGCCAGCCCACCGAGGGCAGATCTCGCGAGGGCGGCCTCCGTCTAGGAGAGATGGAGCGCGATGTATTGATAGCACACGGCGCCTCTGCCCTATTGTACGAAAGGATGGTGGAATCCAGCGACAAGTACATCATGTACGTCTGCGAGCTCTGCGGACTTCCGGCATATCTAGACTCAAAGACTAATAGGCCTAAGTGTCCAATACACGGAGAGGCAGGACAGTTCGCCAAGGTCGCGGTGCCTTATGCGTTTAAGTTGTTATTACAAGAACTAATCGCACTCGGCATATATCCCAAGCTGGAGCTCGCAGAGATATTGGAGTAG
- the rpoA2 gene encoding DNA-directed RNA polymerase subunit A'' has product MMSVAKVLEDLSSVIPKTLYEDLKKAVEGMDEETALRFIYRALRLYVMSLIDAGEAIGIITAQSIGEPSTQMILRSFHFAGLREFSMARGLPRMIEIVDARRKPSTPLMYVYLKPPYNKSREAAMEIAKKIQLTTIESLAKSVDIDYITYTIVVELDPEQLKYRGITIKEIERILSRMRGKGVSIELEGYTIYIKLNTPDMLKLRKLREKVLQTKIGGIKGIKKVLVDQDKNTGEWYIMTEGSNLEGVLQLDEVDHTRTYSNDLHEVAEVLGIEVARTLIALEIKKVLIEQGLDVDSRHMYMVADAMTWLGKVRPIGRHGVVGSKESPLAKAAFEVTVKTLVEAAVRGDIEQFRGVFENIIAGRHIPIGTGMVKLLMRF; this is encoded by the coding sequence GTGATGTCAGTCGCCAAAGTCCTCGAAGATTTGTCCTCTGTTATACCTAAGACACTATACGAGGACCTTAAAAAAGCCGTGGAGGGCATGGACGAAGAGACGGCATTGAGGTTCATCTATAGGGCCCTTAGGCTTTACGTTATGTCGTTGATAGACGCGGGGGAGGCCATAGGCATCATCACCGCACAGTCTATAGGCGAGCCGTCAACCCAAATGATACTTAGGTCGTTCCACTTCGCCGGCCTTAGGGAGTTCTCCATGGCGCGCGGTCTTCCCAGAATGATAGAAATCGTCGACGCTAGAAGAAAGCCCTCAACTCCATTAATGTATGTATATCTAAAGCCGCCGTATAATAAGTCGAGAGAAGCGGCTATGGAGATAGCTAAGAAAATCCAGCTGACCACAATAGAGAGCTTGGCTAAATCTGTAGATATAGACTACATAACGTACACAATAGTCGTGGAGCTAGATCCAGAACAGTTGAAATATAGAGGCATCACAATTAAAGAAATAGAAAGAATATTATCAAGAATGCGCGGCAAGGGAGTCTCTATAGAGCTAGAGGGATATACTATATACATAAAACTAAATACCCCAGATATGTTAAAATTGAGAAAACTACGAGAGAAGGTACTACAGACAAAAATAGGAGGAATAAAGGGAATCAAGAAGGTCCTTGTGGACCAAGATAAGAATACCGGCGAGTGGTACATAATGACCGAAGGTAGCAACTTAGAGGGTGTCTTACAACTTGATGAGGTAGACCACACCAGGACCTACAGCAACGACTTACATGAGGTGGCGGAGGTCTTAGGCATAGAGGTTGCGAGGACTTTAATCGCCTTAGAGATAAAGAAAGTCCTCATAGAACAGGGCCTAGATGTAGATAGCAGACATATGTATATGGTGGCCGACGCCATGACTTGGCTGGGCAAAGTCAGACCTATAGGCAGACATGGAGTTGTCGGATCTAAAGAATCGCCGCTAGCAAAAGCCGCGTTTGAAGTCACCGTTAAGACGTTAGTCGAGGCCGCCGTCAGGGGCGATATAGAACAATTTAGAGGCGTATTTGAGAACATTATAGCGGGGAGGCACATCCCCATAGGGACCGGGATGGTGAAACTACTAATGCGGTTCTAA
- a CDS encoding DNA-directed RNA polymerase subunit D: MPSAKILERDSLHIKAYVEGVKPALLNSIRRAVISEVPVFAIDQVIIINNTSSMYDEMLAHRLGLIPLSTPLDLFPKIEECEAGLVDPAECTVRLTLQVTAEETKVVYSGDLVSEHPDVKPIYPDIPIVKLAKGQSISLEAYARLGRAKEHAKWQAGLSTYYYFPKLIVNRDDAQCLSYCKSLCPEAFGGSLKDFDPFKCSFGKLKTCENACNGAISVDWDKYKYIVNFESYGNMTVDKMLQETFRILKVKFDTFLESVEKELAKRTGLGITEETKADNV, from the coding sequence ATGCCCTCTGCAAAGATCCTAGAACGAGATAGTCTTCATATCAAGGCATACGTAGAGGGAGTAAAACCCGCCTTGCTTAATTCAATAAGGCGCGCGGTAATATCAGAAGTGCCCGTATTCGCAATAGACCAAGTCATAATTATCAACAACACGTCGTCTATGTACGACGAAATGTTGGCACATAGGCTGGGCTTAATTCCGCTTTCAACCCCACTTGATCTTTTCCCAAAAATAGAGGAGTGTGAAGCTGGCTTGGTCGACCCAGCTGAATGTACCGTTAGGCTGACCCTACAAGTCACCGCAGAAGAGACTAAAGTAGTATATTCAGGCGATTTAGTCTCGGAACATCCAGATGTGAAGCCCATATATCCAGACATACCGATAGTCAAATTGGCCAAGGGCCAATCCATATCGTTGGAGGCGTATGCTAGACTTGGACGCGCGAAGGAGCACGCCAAGTGGCAAGCTGGTCTCTCGACTTACTATTACTTCCCTAAGCTAATCGTAAATAGAGACGATGCGCAATGTTTGTCTTACTGCAAGTCGTTATGCCCCGAGGCCTTCGGCGGAAGCCTAAAGGACTTCGACCCGTTTAAATGTAGTTTCGGTAAGCTTAAAACTTGCGAGAACGCTTGTAATGGTGCCATCTCTGTAGATTGGGATAAATATAAATATATAGTAAACTTTGAGTCATATGGGAATATGACCGTCGATAAAATGCTACAAGAAACTTTTCGTATACTTAAGGTTAAATTCGACACATTTCTAGAGTCAGTAGAGAAGGAACTGGCTAAAAGGACGGGGCTCGGCATAACAGAAGAGACTAAGGCCGATAACGTTTAA
- a CDS encoding 50S ribosomal protein L30e: MSASIDISRELQVAMATGKLSIGYKSVKDAVMSGRAKMVILAANAPPRIKSDLEYYAKLAGTPIFVFPGSSLELGAAVRKPFKISSIAVIDPGQSEILKLVGYA, from the coding sequence GTGAGTGCCTCAATAGACATCTCTAGAGAGCTCCAAGTCGCCATGGCCACTGGCAAGCTATCTATCGGCTACAAAAGCGTCAAGGATGCGGTCATGAGCGGCAGAGCCAAAATGGTCATCCTAGCCGCAAACGCGCCACCTAGAATAAAAAGTGATTTGGAATATTACGCCAAGCTGGCAGGCACGCCTATATTTGTATTTCCGGGCTCCAGCTTGGAGCTGGGGGCCGCCGTGCGGAAACCCTTCAAGATTTCATCGATAGCAGTTATAGATCCAGGACAGAGCGAGATCTTAAAGCTGGTGGGATATGCCTGA
- a CDS encoding NusA-like transcription termination signal-binding factor: MPDIRLTDEEIRYATLFESMTGVTPLDVVIDNDYNRIIFVVSKNQAALAVGKGGANVRMLRQIIGRDVEVVEYAETPEELIKNSLYPARVIAVKVTKSPSGNLVAITTVVPEDKGIAIGKNGRNIAKAKLLAKRYYDVDRVVLA; encoded by the coding sequence ATGCCTGACATTAGACTCACAGACGAAGAGATTCGCTACGCTACGCTTTTTGAGTCTATGACGGGCGTAACTCCTCTCGACGTCGTTATCGACAATGACTACAACAGAATAATTTTCGTCGTAAGTAAAAACCAAGCAGCGCTGGCGGTAGGCAAAGGCGGGGCAAACGTCAGGATGTTGAGACAAATAATCGGCAGAGACGTCGAGGTTGTCGAATACGCCGAGACGCCAGAAGAACTAATAAAGAACAGCTTATATCCCGCTAGAGTCATAGCGGTCAAAGTGACCAAATCGCCTTCTGGCAACCTTGTAGCTATAACTACCGTGGTGCCAGAAGACAAGGGAATAGCAATAGGCAAAAACGGGAGGAATATAGCCAAGGCTAAACTCCTGGCTAAGAGGTATTACGACGTAGATAGGGTAGTTCTCGCGTGA
- a CDS encoding DNA-directed RNA polymerase subunit H: protein MSKKVLEHIFGPLEVSILTKEEARALLRKLHVKPWQIPWIRSSDPLVKAVGAKPGDVLKIVRRSETAGESVIYRLVVPG from the coding sequence GTGAGCAAAAAGGTGCTAGAACACATCTTCGGGCCGTTAGAAGTTTCTATATTGACTAAAGAGGAGGCCAGGGCCTTATTGCGTAAACTCCACGTAAAGCCCTGGCAGATACCGTGGATTAGATCTAGCGATCCTTTAGTTAAGGCCGTCGGCGCTAAGCCTGGCGACGTGTTAAAAATAGTGAGGCGGTCGGAAACTGCGGGAGAATCAGTTATATATAGGCTAGTCGTGCCGGGCTGA
- the rpoA1 gene encoding DNA-directed RNA polymerase subunit A': protein MAISQIDLIPTKIIKNIKFGILSPDLIRRYSVLEITTSEIYDEGGLPIRGGLMDRRLGVAEPGARCETCGQSYDVCPGHFGHIELAKPVVHVEFARFIYDVLRATCPNCGRIMLKDEEIKRYSERLQRLKGRWKLLATNLHEKILRKAAERTTCPHCGYKRNKVRFERPYNFYEETETGALIKLDPETILERLVKVPNSDLELLGVDPTVARPEWGILRVLPVPPPHVRPSIQLETGIRSEDDLTHKLVDIMRMNEKLKIALETGAPTNVIDNLWDLLQYHVATYFDNELPGIPLAKHRGGRPLKGIAQRLKGKEGRFRGSLSGKRVNFSARTVISPDPNLSINEVGVPVDVAKILTVPERVTPWNLEELKQAVMRGPETWPGANYVITPEGRRIDLRYVKDRKQLAEKLAPGWIVERHIKDGDIALFNRQPSLHRVSMMGHIVKVLPGRTFRIHLAVCPPYNADFDGDEMNLHIPQTEEARAEARTLMLVQEHIVTPRYGGAIIGARQDYIIGAYLLSRKTTLLTKKEVAYLVGAMKPEEDLPEPAIMHPVELWTGKQIISMTLPKDLNWVQPTAFKSTCKEPYTCENDEWIIIVNGYMATGTLDKKSIGAEQVDSLWHRIARDYPSDVARKWLDSSLRTFLRFLDLRGFSIGLDSLYIPDEAIHEVNRIINNGIDNAMKIIEVYREGKLEAMPGYTVQETLENKLAEILSKVRSDAEGVVEKYIDKKSEAYLMAKTGARGSLTNIVQMVATLGQQTIRGERIKRGYRTRTLPHFPVGDIGPFSGGFVSSSFKRGLSPTEYFFHAAGGRDGLIDTAVRTAQSGYMQRRIINALQDAYVAYDGTVRYGSGLLLQPLYGDDGTDVSKSDHGKPINVNIMRLHVR from the coding sequence GTGGCTATTTCACAAATCGATTTAATACCGACTAAGATCATAAAGAACATCAAGTTCGGCATCCTAAGCCCGGACTTAATAAGGCGATATTCCGTTTTGGAGATCACAACATCGGAAATCTACGACGAAGGCGGTCTGCCCATACGTGGTGGCTTGATGGATAGGCGGCTGGGCGTGGCCGAGCCGGGAGCCCGATGCGAGACGTGCGGCCAGTCCTACGACGTTTGTCCCGGACATTTCGGCCATATAGAGTTGGCGAAGCCTGTCGTCCATGTGGAGTTCGCTAGGTTCATATACGACGTGTTGAGGGCTACGTGCCCCAATTGCGGCAGGATTATGCTTAAAGACGAAGAGATTAAGAGGTATAGCGAGAGGCTTCAGAGACTGAAGGGCAGATGGAAACTCTTAGCCACAAACCTCCACGAAAAAATTTTACGAAAAGCTGCAGAGAGAACTACATGTCCACATTGCGGTTATAAGCGCAATAAAGTCCGTTTCGAGAGACCTTATAATTTCTACGAGGAGACCGAGACCGGCGCCTTAATTAAACTAGATCCGGAGACCATATTGGAGCGACTAGTCAAAGTGCCAAATAGCGATCTAGAACTTCTAGGCGTAGATCCAACGGTCGCCAGGCCCGAGTGGGGCATTTTAAGAGTCTTGCCGGTGCCTCCGCCGCACGTAAGGCCTTCCATACAGCTAGAGACGGGGATAAGGAGCGAGGACGACTTGACACACAAGCTCGTCGATATAATGAGGATGAACGAAAAACTGAAGATAGCCCTCGAGACAGGCGCACCTACTAATGTAATTGACAACCTCTGGGATTTGCTTCAGTACCACGTGGCTACTTATTTCGACAATGAGCTCCCCGGCATACCTCTAGCCAAACATAGAGGTGGAAGGCCGTTGAAAGGCATAGCGCAGAGGCTAAAGGGCAAAGAGGGCAGATTTAGGGGGAGCCTCTCGGGCAAACGCGTCAACTTCTCGGCGCGTACGGTGATAAGCCCCGACCCCAACTTAAGCATAAACGAGGTTGGCGTGCCTGTAGATGTAGCGAAAATATTGACGGTGCCCGAGAGGGTTACGCCCTGGAATCTGGAGGAGTTGAAACAAGCCGTCATGAGAGGGCCGGAGACATGGCCCGGCGCTAACTATGTAATTACGCCTGAGGGGCGGCGTATAGATCTTAGATATGTCAAAGACAGGAAGCAGCTGGCCGAAAAGCTAGCTCCCGGCTGGATAGTAGAACGCCATATTAAAGACGGCGACATAGCGCTGTTTAACAGACAGCCGTCGCTACATAGAGTGTCCATGATGGGCCATATAGTCAAGGTGCTGCCCGGAAGGACCTTTAGGATACACCTAGCCGTATGTCCTCCCTATAACGCCGATTTCGATGGAGATGAGATGAACCTACATATACCCCAGACCGAGGAGGCCAGGGCAGAGGCTAGGACCCTCATGTTGGTTCAAGAACACATAGTGACGCCGCGCTATGGAGGAGCGATAATAGGCGCGAGGCAAGATTACATAATAGGCGCCTACCTCCTATCGCGTAAGACCACACTGCTCACCAAGAAGGAAGTCGCTTATCTTGTCGGCGCTATGAAGCCGGAGGAGGACTTGCCGGAGCCTGCGATAATGCACCCCGTAGAGCTATGGACGGGGAAGCAGATAATAAGCATGACGTTGCCTAAAGACCTAAATTGGGTGCAACCAACCGCCTTTAAGTCTACATGCAAGGAGCCGTATACCTGCGAGAACGACGAGTGGATTATTATAGTAAACGGCTACATGGCCACAGGTACCCTAGATAAGAAATCCATCGGCGCGGAACAGGTGGACTCCCTATGGCACCGCATAGCGAGAGATTATCCCTCCGACGTGGCGAGGAAGTGGTTAGACTCGTCTTTAAGGACCTTCTTGAGGTTCTTAGACTTACGGGGCTTCTCCATAGGGCTCGACTCCCTCTATATTCCCGACGAGGCTATACACGAAGTAAATAGGATAATAAATAATGGTATAGACAACGCCATGAAGATAATAGAGGTATATAGAGAGGGCAAGCTCGAGGCCATGCCCGGCTATACAGTCCAGGAGACTCTTGAGAATAAACTCGCCGAAATCCTCTCGAAGGTCCGCAGCGATGCCGAAGGGGTAGTCGAGAAGTATATCGACAAGAAGTCCGAGGCCTATCTAATGGCCAAGACAGGGGCGCGCGGTAGCTTGACAAACATAGTACAAATGGTCGCCACATTGGGCCAACAGACCATAAGAGGGGAGAGGATAAAGAGAGGCTATAGGACTAGGACGTTGCCACACTTCCCCGTAGGCGATATAGGGCCCTTCTCCGGCGGTTTCGTGTCTTCGTCGTTCAAGAGGGGCCTATCGCCGACCGAGTATTTCTTCCATGCCGCAGGCGGCAGAGACGGCTTGATCGACACGGCGGTACGTACTGCGCAGAGCGGGTACATGCAACGCCGTATTATAAACGCCCTTCAAGACGCCTATGTCGCCTACGACGGGACTGTGAGGTACGGCTCCGGGCTCTTATTACAGCCGCTTTATGGCGACGATGGGACCGACGTATCTAAGTCTGATCACGGAAAGCCTATAAATGTAAATATAATGAGGCTACACGTCAGGTGA
- a CDS encoding 30S ribosomal protein S12: MPGKKSPVGLFAARKLKEKRQKFRWSDIAYKRRMLKIAERFDPLEGAPMARGIVLEKVGVEARKPNAAVRKCVRVQLVKNGKVVTAFVPYDGGLNLINEHDEVIIERIGGPEGRSLGDIPGIRFKVTKVNGVSILAILRGKKQKPTR, encoded by the coding sequence GTGCCCGGCAAGAAGTCCCCTGTTGGGCTATTCGCGGCGAGGAAGCTTAAAGAAAAGAGGCAGAAGTTTAGATGGAGCGACATAGCCTACAAGAGGAGGATGTTAAAGATAGCAGAACGCTTTGATCCTCTCGAGGGCGCTCCTATGGCTAGGGGTATTGTCTTGGAGAAGGTGGGCGTGGAGGCGCGAAAACCCAACGCTGCTGTTAGGAAGTGCGTAAGGGTGCAACTCGTCAAGAACGGAAAGGTCGTGACGGCATTCGTGCCGTATGACGGCGGCTTAAACCTAATAAATGAACACGACGAAGTGATAATAGAACGTATAGGCGGCCCCGAGGGGCGTTCGCTCGGCGACATACCTGGCATAAGGTTCAAGGTAACTAAAGTGAACGGCGTCTCCATACTGGCCATATTGAGAGGCAAAAAGCAGAAGCCGACCCGTTAA